Proteins from one Candidatus Polarisedimenticolia bacterium genomic window:
- a CDS encoding matrixin family metalloprotease, which translates to MIRKIGSKTIVLTAACLLLATSGAAAYCLIGVRWPNGADIRYNPSGKVTTGQCISASQMDSAVTGGITPWRPLSYAGTTTKTANKRDGQNTVGWANLGGQTLGVTNLLKYDRQATFNCQGNLLANLYEADVRLTTAYRWTSGGGQCPCAAGPAIYLNGVSEHEFGHVTGLCHTNVPSDLMYPSFGTCENKSSGPDENAGENALCY; encoded by the coding sequence ATGATCCGGAAGATCGGCTCGAAAACCATCGTCCTGACGGCCGCCTGCCTGCTGCTCGCCACTTCTGGGGCCGCGGCCTATTGCCTCATCGGCGTGCGCTGGCCGAACGGCGCCGACATCCGTTACAACCCGAGCGGCAAGGTGACCACCGGACAATGCATCAGCGCCTCGCAGATGGACAGCGCCGTCACCGGCGGCATCACTCCATGGCGCCCCCTGAGTTATGCGGGCACCACGACCAAGACCGCCAACAAGCGTGACGGCCAGAACACGGTCGGCTGGGCAAACCTGGGCGGCCAGACGCTCGGCGTGACGAATCTCCTCAAGTACGATCGACAGGCGACCTTCAACTGCCAGGGCAACCTGCTGGCCAATCTTTACGAGGCCGACGTCCGGCTGACGACTGCCTATCGCTGGACGTCAGGCGGCGGTCAGTGCCCCTGCGCGGCCGGACCGGCAATCTACCTCAACGGGGTGTCTGAGCATGAGTTCGGGCACGTCACCGGGCTCTGCCACACCAACGTTCCGTCCGATCTGATGTACCCGTCCTTCGGGACCTGTGAGAACAAGAGCTCAGGACCCGATGAAAACGCGGGTGAAAACGCCCTCTGCTACTAG
- a CDS encoding FHA domain-containing protein: MGQPLRNDEDITSRTADRTRRKPPFGAPHVFVLVMVDGDDSNATHRLVKPETTIGRDTECDFSIPDDQVSKIHCRIRVEGSVATIVDAGSRNGTCVNGRRLLPNVAQRLKALDEVEVGNHRLLLITGRFRGKPKPVAE, translated from the coding sequence ATGGGACAGCCGCTGAGAAATGATGAGGACATCACGAGCCGGACGGCCGACCGGACCCGAAGGAAGCCTCCCTTCGGCGCGCCGCATGTCTTCGTGCTGGTGATGGTCGATGGCGACGATTCCAACGCCACGCACCGGCTCGTGAAGCCCGAGACCACCATCGGCCGGGACACCGAGTGCGACTTCTCGATTCCGGACGACCAGGTCAGCAAGATCCACTGCCGCATCCGGGTGGAAGGATCGGTGGCCACCATCGTCGACGCGGGCAGCCGCAACGGCACCTGCGTGAACGGACGGCGCCTGCTTCCCAACGTGGCGCAACGTCTCAAGGCCCTGGACGAGGTCGAGGTCGGGAACCATCGCCTCCTTTTGATCACCGGGCGCTTCCGAGGCAAGCCGAAGCCGGTTGCCGAGTAG
- a CDS encoding myxosortase-dependent M36 family metallopeptidase yields the protein MGARARVPILILLSALGCPILGGTPLFARDLPNIDALSAKGRTRKSFQFPPGLSKDLVRSDRSLQTHEILGLPTFLWVSEGARMGGADSPRRRGLGPEAAAREHLGRFASLYDLEPGDAASVELGSIHDTGRGAVIVSFRQRVNGVPVFRDEIKMIMGRDLDLLAISGFLAGGPARAARGAPPRFDLEGREAAARAYHDLTGAAVGPLDFLPVGRGGSDYELVHLRDEVAAMLDKPLLQPARLRKVFFHLPDRLEPAYYVELDAGSPGANESDYYAYVVSAADGSILFRNNLTVRDAFSYRVWALTSTPFLPADGPQGTVGTPHPTGTLDGYQAPFVAPSLVTLQNGPISTNDPWLPAGSTVTTGNNTDAYADLASPDGFSAGDLRATTTSTNTFDRTYNTALAPASSANQQMAAITQLFFDVNFFHDWFYDSGFNEVAGDAQTNNFGRGGLGNDSIKAEAQDFSGRNNANMSTPADGARPRMQMYVFDGIGARALNINAPAAIAGTYAVGVADFGPLTFNLTNSVVLVNDGTAPATDACTTPFVNAGALSGKIAFLDRGNCSFTVKVKNAQLNGAIGAIVANNSAGILDMGGTDATITIPSVLVSLDDGNTIRAQLGVGVTANLFRGAAVDRDGTIDNEVVAHEWGHYISNRLIGDANGLSNQQGGGMGEGWGDFHALLMAVRSEDALIPANANFNGVYAMGAYVNSGGDNGNQGNQGYYFGFRRVPYSTDMTKNPLTFHHISNGVPITGAPVDFGADGTNNSEVHNTGEVWATMLWECYASLLRDTARLTFDEARDRMRDYLVAAYKMTPSQPTVLEARDAVLAAALAGDNQDFLLFAQAFAKRGAGIRAVAPSRYSLTQQGVVESFTAGGDLSFVSATVDDNQIYCDRDHVLDAGETGTLTITLRNTGSTALSATTATVSSSNPSVAFFPAGPISFPSSQPFGNTTATVAIQFGAVSGIQSIPLTISFNDSGFALPGAVSVPMAQRGNYDDRPNTSASDDVESGTPRWTVSHNLSLDGSEPWTRLEVTPSDHRWLGPDSNEPADHYLVSPSLNVAATGSFSFTFSHRYSFEADTVPTFYDGGVIEISNNGGTSWTDIGASASPGYTAVLTSGGGNPLSGRSAYAGTSPGYPAFSTVTVNLGTAYQGQIVKVRFRIGTDASVGAPGWEIDNLAFSNITNLPFNALVPDGHVCIDTDTDGVPDIDDCSPGNSSLWAAPSEALSLTLDAPGATILSWLVPSSPGGNTVLYDLLRNTTASFVSPTCVESGDTNLSAVDATNPVAVLFYLVRSRNACGSNLGTSSAGAPRAAPPCP from the coding sequence ATGGGGGCGCGCGCCAGAGTCCCGATCCTGATCCTTTTGTCCGCTCTTGGATGCCCGATCCTGGGCGGCACCCCCCTGTTCGCCCGGGACCTTCCCAATATCGATGCCCTCTCCGCTAAAGGCAGAACCCGCAAGAGCTTCCAGTTTCCTCCCGGTCTGAGCAAGGACCTGGTCCGATCCGATCGCTCCCTGCAGACGCATGAAATCCTGGGGCTTCCAACCTTCTTATGGGTTTCCGAGGGGGCCCGCATGGGAGGCGCCGACTCGCCGCGGCGCCGCGGCCTGGGCCCCGAGGCGGCGGCACGGGAGCACCTTGGCCGGTTCGCCTCCCTCTATGACCTCGAGCCGGGGGATGCCGCGAGCGTCGAGCTGGGATCGATTCACGACACCGGACGCGGCGCCGTCATCGTTTCTTTCCGGCAGCGCGTCAATGGTGTTCCGGTCTTTCGCGACGAGATCAAGATGATCATGGGGCGCGACCTGGACCTCCTGGCGATCTCGGGGTTCCTGGCGGGAGGGCCGGCACGCGCCGCCCGCGGCGCTCCTCCGCGGTTCGATCTCGAGGGGCGCGAGGCGGCGGCGCGTGCCTACCACGATCTGACCGGCGCGGCGGTCGGGCCGCTGGATTTCCTGCCGGTCGGGAGAGGCGGCTCCGATTACGAGCTGGTCCACCTGCGCGACGAGGTGGCGGCGATGCTGGACAAGCCGCTCCTGCAACCCGCCCGCCTGCGCAAGGTCTTTTTTCACCTTCCCGATCGGCTCGAGCCTGCCTACTACGTCGAGCTGGACGCCGGCAGTCCGGGCGCGAACGAATCCGATTACTACGCCTACGTCGTCTCCGCGGCGGACGGCTCCATTCTCTTCCGCAACAATCTCACGGTGCGCGACGCTTTCTCGTACCGCGTCTGGGCCCTGACCTCCACGCCGTTCCTCCCCGCCGACGGGCCGCAGGGGACGGTCGGCACGCCGCATCCCACCGGGACACTCGACGGCTACCAGGCCCCCTTCGTCGCCCCGTCGCTGGTGACGCTGCAGAACGGTCCGATCAGCACCAACGATCCCTGGCTGCCGGCCGGCTCCACGGTGACCACCGGGAACAACACCGATGCCTATGCCGACCTGGCATCTCCCGACGGCTTCAGCGCCGGCGATCTGCGTGCGACGACTACCTCCACCAACACCTTCGACCGGACCTACAACACGGCGCTGGCGCCCGCATCCAGCGCCAACCAGCAGATGGCCGCCATCACCCAGCTCTTCTTCGACGTGAATTTCTTCCACGATTGGTTCTATGACTCCGGCTTCAACGAGGTCGCGGGGGACGCGCAGACCAACAACTTCGGGCGCGGCGGTCTGGGGAACGACAGCATCAAGGCGGAGGCGCAGGATTTCAGCGGACGCAACAACGCTAACATGTCGACGCCCGCGGACGGAGCGCGCCCGCGCATGCAGATGTATGTCTTCGACGGCATCGGCGCCCGGGCGCTGAACATCAATGCTCCCGCCGCAATCGCCGGGACCTACGCCGTCGGCGTGGCGGATTTCGGACCGCTTACCTTCAATCTCACCAACAGCGTCGTCCTGGTGAACGACGGCACGGCCCCGGCCACCGACGCCTGCACGACCCCCTTCGTCAACGCCGGCGCCCTGTCGGGGAAGATCGCCTTCCTCGATCGGGGCAACTGCTCCTTCACGGTGAAGGTCAAGAACGCCCAGCTCAACGGGGCGATCGGGGCGATCGTAGCGAACAACTCCGCCGGGATCCTCGACATGGGAGGTACCGACGCGACCATCACCATTCCCAGCGTCCTCGTCTCGCTCGACGACGGCAACACGATTCGGGCGCAGCTCGGCGTGGGGGTGACCGCCAACCTCTTCCGCGGCGCCGCGGTGGACCGCGACGGAACCATCGACAACGAAGTTGTGGCGCACGAGTGGGGGCACTACATCAGCAACCGCCTGATCGGAGATGCCAACGGCTTGTCGAACCAGCAGGGGGGCGGGATGGGCGAAGGGTGGGGCGATTTCCACGCGCTGCTGATGGCGGTGCGCAGCGAGGACGCGCTGATCCCGGCGAATGCCAACTTCAATGGCGTTTACGCCATGGGGGCCTACGTCAACAGCGGTGGAGACAACGGCAACCAGGGGAACCAGGGGTATTACTTCGGGTTCCGGCGCGTCCCCTATTCGACCGACATGACCAAGAACCCGCTGACTTTCCACCACATCTCGAACGGGGTGCCGATCACCGGGGCCCCGGTGGACTTCGGCGCCGACGGCACGAACAACTCCGAGGTGCACAACACGGGAGAAGTGTGGGCGACGATGCTGTGGGAGTGCTACGCGTCGCTGTTGCGCGACACGGCACGTCTCACCTTCGACGAGGCGCGCGACCGGATGCGCGACTACCTGGTGGCAGCCTACAAGATGACGCCGTCGCAGCCCACCGTCCTGGAGGCGCGCGACGCGGTCCTGGCCGCGGCGCTGGCCGGGGACAACCAGGATTTCCTGCTGTTCGCGCAGGCTTTCGCGAAGCGCGGCGCCGGAATCCGGGCCGTGGCCCCGAGCCGCTACTCGCTGACGCAGCAAGGGGTGGTGGAGAGCTTCACGGCCGGCGGCGATCTTTCGTTCGTGAGCGCTACGGTGGACGACAATCAGATCTATTGCGATCGCGACCACGTCCTGGATGCCGGCGAGACCGGGACTCTGACGATCACGCTGCGCAACACCGGCAGCACCGCGCTGAGCGCGACCACCGCCACCGTCAGCTCGTCGAACCCGTCGGTGGCCTTCTTCCCGGCGGGGCCAATCTCCTTCCCCTCCTCGCAGCCTTTCGGCAACACCACGGCGACCGTGGCGATACAGTTCGGCGCGGTTTCCGGAATCCAGTCGATTCCGCTGACGATCTCCTTCAACGATTCCGGCTTCGCCCTCCCCGGAGCGGTGAGCGTTCCCATGGCGCAGCGCGGCAATTACGACGACCGGCCGAACACCTCGGCCTCCGACGACGTCGAGAGCGGCACCCCGCGCTGGACGGTCTCGCACAACCTGTCGCTGGACGGCTCCGAGCCCTGGACGCGCCTCGAGGTGACCCCTTCGGATCACCGGTGGCTCGGGCCCGATTCAAATGAGCCTGCCGATCACTACCTCGTTTCGCCGTCGCTGAATGTCGCCGCCACCGGCAGCTTCAGCTTCACTTTCAGCCATCGTTACTCGTTCGAGGCCGATACCGTCCCCACCTTCTACGACGGCGGGGTCATCGAGATCAGCAACAACGGCGGGACGAGCTGGACCGACATCGGGGCCTCGGCTTCGCCCGGCTATACGGCCGTCCTGACGAGCGGCGGCGGCAACCCCCTTTCCGGCCGGTCGGCGTACGCCGGCACCAGCCCGGGATATCCCGCATTCTCCACGGTGACGGTGAATCTCGGCACGGCTTATCAGGGGCAGATCGTCAAGGTACGCTTCCGCATCGGCACCGATGCCAGCGTCGGCGCTCCCGGATGGGAGATCGACAACCTGGCCTTCTCCAACATCACCAATCTCCCATTCAATGCGCTGGTCCCCGACGGTCATGTCTGCATCGATACCGACACCGACGGGGTGCCCGACATCGACGACTGCTCTCCCGGAAACTCGTCGCTCTGGGCGGCTCCCTCCGAGGCACTCAGCCTGACGCTGGATGCGCCGGGTGCGACGATCCTGAGCTGGCTGGTCCCGTCAAGCCCGGGAGGGAACACGGTCCTCTATGACCTGCTGCGCAACACGACGGCTTCCTTTGTCTCTCCGACCTGCGTCGAGTCGGGAGATACCAACCTGTCTGCGGTCGATGCCACGAATCCGGTCGCGGTGCTGTTCTACCTGGTCCGATCGCGGAATGCCTGCGGCAGCAATCTCGGGACGAGCTCCGCGGGAGCGCCCCGCGCCGCCCCGCCCTGCCCGTAG
- a CDS encoding MopE-related protein, whose product MKSLLGNNHGLGSIRLRQVVGTGAVLAFAGLFAPGILARDLTFEQRVRAQEAIERVYYSHQIGSTFPFEQAVPHALVEAKVRKYLRHSAALDKFWKTPITATMLRAELDRMQHGSRMPERLRELFSALNNDPFLIEECLARPALAERLVGNFFAFDQRIHAETRRLAEAARDAHGPWAMTVTEEREDFVLRESPRERGSAVVHGGAPPLRSFPKLRLEAWWAGIEDSMSIESVHGVGDDIPGDVIPGRQDPSIQSCLTDNTWDNGSLDDFPHGRHSATAVWTGSVMIVWGGIAGELWGYSDSGGRYDPATDTWLSLSLHNAPSPRMNHTAVWTGTDMIVWGGRSGSSMSDGGKYNPVTDTWVSTASSGAPAPRSQHSAIWTGTRMIVWGGQGSSVFNTGAFYDPSADTWAPISTTGAPSARYNHSAVWTGAEMIVWGGGVANGGRYSPSTDSWAPISTTGAPASGPAVWTGSLMLVLSPDATTAGRRYDPSMDAWTPMSRTGAPELNRTWSTVVWAGNRLILWGGQSAGADLNTGGKYDPVTDSWTLTSTVNAPSPRSFHVAVWTGSRMVVWGGYDALNYWDVASGGRYDPTTDSWTPTSESSAPTYRYRLSSVWTGNLMIVWGGVGGVVNFGPLNSGGRYDPALDHWSPTTTINAPAPRRDNSAVWAGGSMIVWGGRDASYFNDGARYDPISDQWTTTSSVGAPEARGRHSVVWTGTRMIVWGGFNGTVRLRTGAAYNPAADSWSPTSLTAAPEARQDAMAVWTGTEMIVWGGSSGSIIVNTGGRYTPSTDSWTPTSMNNAPVVHDVAIGAAVWTGSLMIVMPTTFTGGRYDPSLDQWLAPVAPPPLYGVAGTSVIWTGSRMIVWGGGILIDFGEPIFNMGAIYDPVGNSWISTSTDGAASPRYGHAAVWTGTFMIVWGGVGPAGTSALLNNGGRFIYGQSIDDDGDGFSECAGDCNDSAAAIHPGTTETCNGLDDDCSTLADEGGGLLCDDANGCTTDACAGASGCLHVPRDLDADGHPDALCGGNDCNDASPAVWASPAEVSGLNLTSSSPANPSWQGQATSAGPGTLYDLASGSLGPSTGIIFSAASCLQSSTATTYLDSRSGPASGFAFWYLSRARNSCATATYGTILRDSGIPSCP is encoded by the coding sequence ATGAAAAGCCTGCTGGGAAATAACCATGGCCTCGGCTCGATCAGGCTGCGCCAGGTCGTCGGAACCGGGGCTGTACTGGCCTTCGCCGGTCTGTTCGCACCTGGGATCCTGGCGCGCGATCTGACTTTCGAGCAGCGCGTCCGGGCGCAAGAGGCGATCGAGCGGGTCTACTACTCCCATCAAATCGGCAGCACGTTCCCATTCGAGCAGGCGGTTCCCCATGCCCTCGTCGAAGCGAAGGTCAGAAAGTATCTGAGGCACAGCGCCGCTCTCGATAAGTTCTGGAAAACTCCCATCACTGCAACGATGCTCCGGGCAGAGCTGGACCGCATGCAACACGGGAGCCGCATGCCCGAGCGGTTGCGAGAGCTGTTCTCCGCACTGAACAACGATCCGTTTCTCATCGAAGAATGCCTGGCCCGCCCGGCGCTGGCGGAGCGCCTCGTCGGCAACTTCTTCGCCTTCGATCAGCGCATTCATGCGGAAACACGACGTCTCGCGGAGGCAGCGCGCGATGCGCATGGACCGTGGGCCATGACCGTCACCGAAGAGCGCGAGGACTTCGTGCTCCGGGAGAGTCCCCGTGAGCGCGGATCCGCGGTTGTCCACGGCGGTGCCCCACCCTTGCGAAGCTTTCCGAAGCTTCGGCTGGAGGCCTGGTGGGCAGGGATCGAAGACAGCATGAGCATCGAGTCGGTGCATGGAGTCGGCGACGACATACCCGGAGACGTCATCCCAGGCCGGCAGGACCCCTCCATCCAGAGCTGCCTTACCGACAACACCTGGGACAACGGCTCGCTGGACGATTTCCCCCATGGACGTCACTCAGCGACGGCCGTCTGGACCGGGAGCGTCATGATCGTCTGGGGCGGGATTGCGGGCGAGCTCTGGGGCTACTCGGACAGCGGCGGGCGTTACGACCCCGCCACCGACACCTGGCTCTCCCTGTCTCTCCACAACGCCCCGTCGCCGCGCATGAATCACACGGCCGTATGGACCGGAACCGACATGATTGTCTGGGGAGGCAGGAGCGGCAGCTCGATGTCCGACGGTGGGAAGTACAATCCCGTGACCGACACCTGGGTTTCCACGGCTTCGAGTGGCGCCCCTGCCCCGCGATCGCAACACTCCGCCATATGGACCGGGACGAGGATGATCGTCTGGGGCGGCCAGGGAAGCTCTGTTTTCAACACGGGTGCCTTTTATGACCCATCGGCCGACACGTGGGCGCCCATCTCGACCACCGGTGCGCCATCGGCAAGGTACAACCATAGCGCCGTGTGGACTGGCGCCGAGATGATTGTCTGGGGGGGCGGTGTCGCGAACGGAGGGAGGTACAGCCCCTCGACCGACAGCTGGGCGCCCATCTCCACCACCGGCGCACCCGCGAGCGGGCCGGCCGTCTGGACCGGCTCGTTGATGCTGGTGCTGTCTCCCGATGCGACGACGGCGGGGCGGCGCTACGATCCCTCCATGGATGCCTGGACTCCCATGAGCAGGACCGGGGCCCCGGAGTTGAACCGGACGTGGTCTACTGTCGTCTGGGCAGGTAACCGCTTGATCCTCTGGGGAGGGCAGTCGGCAGGCGCCGATTTGAATACCGGTGGGAAATACGATCCGGTCACCGACTCGTGGACGCTCACTTCCACAGTCAATGCGCCCAGCCCTCGCAGCTTCCACGTCGCGGTCTGGACCGGCAGCCGCATGGTGGTCTGGGGAGGATACGATGCCCTGAATTATTGGGACGTCGCGAGCGGCGGAAGGTACGACCCGACGACCGACTCCTGGACTCCCACTTCGGAATCGAGCGCCCCCACGTACCGGTACCGGCTCTCCTCGGTCTGGACAGGGAATCTCATGATCGTCTGGGGAGGCGTGGGCGGCGTTGTGAACTTCGGACCCCTCAATTCGGGAGGGCGCTACGATCCGGCCCTGGACCATTGGAGCCCGACGACCACCATCAACGCCCCGGCGCCGCGCCGCGACAACTCGGCCGTCTGGGCCGGGGGCTCGATGATCGTTTGGGGAGGAAGGGACGCTTCCTACTTCAACGACGGGGCGCGCTACGATCCGATCTCCGACCAATGGACGACCACGTCATCGGTTGGCGCACCCGAAGCGCGAGGCAGGCATTCGGTCGTCTGGACCGGGACGAGGATGATCGTCTGGGGCGGCTTCAACGGAACCGTGCGCCTCAGGACGGGGGCGGCCTACAACCCGGCCGCGGACAGCTGGTCCCCGACCTCCCTGACCGCAGCTCCCGAGGCCCGTCAGGATGCGATGGCCGTCTGGACGGGGACTGAAATGATCGTGTGGGGCGGATCCAGCGGCAGCATCATCGTGAACACCGGCGGTCGTTACACGCCCTCGACCGATTCGTGGACTCCGACCTCGATGAACAACGCGCCGGTTGTGCATGACGTCGCGATCGGGGCGGCCGTATGGACAGGAAGCCTCATGATCGTCATGCCCACCACGTTCACCGGTGGCCGATACGACCCCAGCCTGGACCAGTGGCTGGCCCCGGTTGCCCCTCCGCCGCTTTACGGTGTCGCTGGCACTTCGGTCATCTGGACCGGATCACGGATGATCGTCTGGGGAGGCGGCATCCTCATCGATTTCGGAGAGCCTATCTTCAACATGGGTGCCATCTATGATCCGGTCGGCAACTCCTGGATTTCGACCTCTACCGACGGCGCCGCCTCGCCCCGATACGGGCATGCCGCCGTATGGACCGGCACCTTCATGATCGTCTGGGGCGGCGTCGGACCGGCGGGCACCTCGGCCCTTCTCAACAACGGGGGACGGTTCATCTACGGGCAGTCTATTGACGATGATGGAGACGGTTTCAGCGAGTGTGCCGGAGATTGCAACGATTCGGCCGCAGCGATCCACCCGGGCACGACCGAGACCTGCAATGGCCTCGACGACGACTGCTCCACCCTGGCCGACGAAGGCGGCGGCCTGCTCTGTGACGACGCCAACGGCTGCACGACCGATGCCTGCGCCGGCGCGTCGGGCTGCCTGCATGTGCCCCGGGATCTCGATGCCGATGGACATCCCGATGCCCTGTGCGGCGGCAACGACTGCAATGACGCCAGTCCAGCGGTGTGGGCGTCTCCGGCGGAAGTGAGCGGCTTGAATCTCACCTCTTCCAGCCCCGCCAACCCCTCGTGGCAAGGCCAAGCTACATCCGCCGGTCCGGGCACGCTCTACGATCTCGCTTCCGGCTCGCTGGGCCCCTCGACGGGCATCATCTTTTCAGCAGCCAGCTGCCTGCAGTCGTCCACGGCAACAACCTACCTCGATTCGCGTTCCGGTCCGGCTTCCGGGTTCGCTTTCTGGTACCTCTCGCGCGCCAGGAATTCATGTGCGACGGCAACCTACGGAACAATCCTGCGCGACTCCGGCATCCCTTCCTGTCCCTGA
- a CDS encoding M3 family metallopeptidase has protein sequence MKWFKFACAGMLALIAAGATQGDAVTQKPTKPAAGAAAPANVLLAQWTGPHGGVPPFDKVKVDQFKPALEEGMAENLKEIDAIAANPAPPNFENTIAALERAGRGLTRAVSIYGVFSSTMSTPDFQAVEREMAPKLAAFQDKITQNEKLFKRIEAVYQTRDKSGLTPEQQRLVWLDYTGFVRAGAKLDPAGKKRVAEINERLAALYTNFQQDVLADESDYVTYLTKEVDLAGLPPSVISGAAAAAEAKGKKGQWAITNTRSSMEPFLTYSSRRDLREKVWRTYYSRGDNGDAHDTKKIITEILKLRAERAVLLGYPTHAHWRLENSMAKNPENAMALMKSVWTPAVARVREEVTDMQALADKENAGFKIAPWDYRYYAEKVRAAKYDLDENQIKPYLQLEKLREALFWTAGQLFGLKFTPVTDVPVLLPDIRVWEVKNASGAHVGMWYFDPYARTGKQSGAWMNEYRPQERFEHPIPVIVSNNTNFVKGKPGEPILISWDDARALFHEFGHALHGLNSNVTYPSLAGTAVARDYVEFPSQLLEHWLETPEVLNKFAVNAQGKSIPSELVAKIQKAATFNQGFITVEYLAGALVDMELHLAATKDTEIDPAQFEKDALKKLGMPDEICMRHRTPQFSHIFAGDGYSAGYYSYLWADTLSADAWAAFTEAGGPYDKAVAKRLYDKVFSAGNTVDPAEAYRAFRGRDAGTAALMKERGFPQEASAAAPAAAK, from the coding sequence ATGAAGTGGTTCAAGTTCGCCTGCGCGGGGATGCTCGCGCTGATCGCTGCGGGAGCGACCCAGGGAGATGCCGTGACTCAGAAACCGACGAAACCCGCGGCCGGCGCCGCGGCGCCGGCCAACGTGCTTCTCGCGCAGTGGACCGGCCCCCATGGGGGTGTGCCGCCCTTCGACAAGGTGAAGGTCGACCAGTTCAAGCCGGCCCTCGAAGAGGGAATGGCCGAGAACCTGAAGGAGATCGACGCCATCGCGGCGAACCCCGCACCGCCCAACTTCGAGAATACCATCGCGGCGCTGGAGCGTGCGGGCCGTGGGCTGACGCGGGCCGTCAGCATCTACGGGGTCTTCAGCTCCACCATGAGCACCCCCGATTTCCAGGCGGTGGAGCGCGAGATGGCTCCCAAGCTGGCGGCCTTCCAGGACAAGATCACGCAGAACGAGAAGCTGTTCAAGCGCATCGAGGCGGTGTACCAGACGCGCGACAAGTCGGGACTGACGCCGGAGCAGCAGCGGCTCGTCTGGCTGGACTACACCGGCTTCGTCCGCGCCGGCGCCAAGCTCGATCCCGCCGGCAAGAAGCGGGTCGCCGAGATCAACGAGCGCCTCGCGGCCCTGTATACCAATTTCCAGCAGGATGTCCTGGCCGACGAGAGCGACTACGTAACCTATCTCACGAAAGAAGTAGATCTCGCCGGCCTGCCGCCGTCGGTGATCTCCGGCGCGGCCGCCGCCGCCGAGGCGAAGGGGAAGAAGGGGCAGTGGGCCATCACCAATACGCGCTCCAGCATGGAGCCGTTCCTCACCTATTCGTCCCGGCGCGACCTGCGCGAGAAGGTCTGGCGCACCTACTACAGCCGCGGTGATAACGGCGACGCCCACGACACCAAGAAGATCATCACCGAGATCCTGAAGCTGCGCGCCGAGCGGGCGGTTTTGCTCGGCTATCCGACGCACGCCCATTGGCGGCTGGAGAATTCCATGGCGAAGAACCCCGAGAACGCCATGGCCTTGATGAAGTCGGTCTGGACGCCGGCCGTCGCGCGGGTGCGCGAGGAAGTCACCGACATGCAGGCGCTCGCCGACAAGGAGAACGCCGGCTTCAAGATCGCCCCCTGGGATTATCGCTACTACGCCGAGAAGGTGCGCGCGGCGAAGTACGATCTCGACGAGAACCAGATCAAGCCGTACCTGCAGCTGGAGAAGCTGCGTGAAGCGCTCTTCTGGACGGCAGGACAGCTCTTCGGCCTGAAGTTCACGCCGGTCACCGACGTGCCGGTTCTGCTGCCGGACATCCGCGTCTGGGAAGTCAAGAATGCGTCAGGCGCGCATGTGGGAATGTGGTACTTCGATCCGTACGCTCGCACCGGCAAGCAGTCGGGCGCCTGGATGAACGAGTACCGGCCGCAGGAGCGCTTCGAGCATCCCATTCCGGTCATCGTCTCCAACAACACCAACTTCGTGAAGGGAAAGCCGGGTGAGCCGATTCTGATCAGCTGGGATGACGCCCGGGCGCTGTTCCACGAGTTCGGGCACGCGCTGCACGGGCTCAACTCCAACGTGACCTATCCGTCGCTCGCCGGCACGGCCGTGGCGCGCGACTACGTCGAGTTCCCCTCGCAGCTCCTGGAGCACTGGCTGGAGACGCCCGAGGTCCTGAACAAGTTCGCCGTCAACGCGCAGGGAAAGTCGATTCCGTCCGAGCTGGTGGCGAAGATTCAGAAGGCGGCCACCTTCAACCAGGGCTTCATCACGGTCGAGTACCTGGCCGGCGCGCTGGTGGACATGGAGCTGCACCTGGCGGCGACGAAAGATACGGAGATCGATCCCGCGCAGTTCGAGAAGGACGCGCTCAAGAAGCTGGGAATGCCGGATGAGATCTGCATGCGGCACCGGACGCCCCAGTTCAGCCACATCTTCGCGGGCGACGGCTATTCGGCCGGATACTACAGCTACCTGTGGGCCGATACGCTGAGCGCCGACGCCTGGGCCGCCTTTACCGAGGCGGGAGGGCCGTACGACAAGGCGGTGGCGAAGCGTCTGTACGACAAGGTCTTCTCCGCGGGCAACACGGTCGATCCGGCGGAAGCCTACCGTGCCTTCCGCGGCCGGGACGCCGGGACCGCCGCCTTGATGAAGGAGCGGGGCTTCCCGCAAGAGGCTTCGGCAGCGGCGCCGGCAGCCGCCAAGTAG